GGCCGCTGGTCTCGCAGATCCCGATGGCCGCGCTGGTCGCCGTCATGGTGCTGGTCTCGGTCGGCACCTTCGACTGGCACAGCATCTCCCCCGCCACCCTCAAGCGGATGCCGGTCGGCGAGACGACGGTGATGGTCGTGACCGTGGCCGTCGTGGTGGCCACCCACAACCTGGCCATCGGTGTGGTCGTCGGCGCGATCACCGCGGTGGTCGTCTTCGCCCGCCGCGTCGCGCACCTCGTCGAGGTCACCGCCGTCACCGACCCGGACGGCACCGAGGTCGTCTACCGGGTCACCGGCGAGCTGTTCTTCGCCTCCAGCAACGAACTCGTCCAGCACTTCGACTACGCGGGCGATCCGGACCGGGTGGTCGTCGACCTCACCGACGCCCACATCTGGGACGCCTCCACCGTCGCCGCGCTGGACGCCGTCACCACCAAGTACGCGAGTCGGGGCAAATCGGTCGAGATCGTCGGCCTGAACACCCGCAGCGCCGAGATCCACCACCGGCTCACCGGCGAACTCACCGGCGGCTGACCGGTGCCGCGCAGCCGGGCGGCTGCGCGGCACTCGCGGTCAGGGCACGAGCACCAGGCGGATCGGGTCTCCCACCTTGTTCTCCAGCCGGTGCACCGCTTCGGCGGCCTCGGCCAGCGGCAGGTGGCCGCTGATGGACGGCGAGAGGTCCAGGCGACCGGTGGCGGCCAGGCGGATCAGCTGCTCGACGTGCTCGGGACCGGACCCGTAGTGACCGCGGATCTCGTTGCGGTTCCAGCTGAAGCGCGTGCCGTCGGTGACGGTGAGCGGCTGCGGCGTGAGCCCTGCCAGCACCATGGCACCGCCCCGGCAGAGGGTGCGGGCGGCCTGTTCCCGAACCGCGGGCACGCCGGCGAAGTCGAAGGCCAGGTCCAGGCCTCGGCCGCCGGTCACGCGCAGGACCGACGCGGCGAAGTCCGGGTCGGCCGGGTCGAGGGCGAGGTCGGCGCCGAAGGCGAGCGCGCGCTCGCGAGCGCTGGCCAGCGGATCGACCGCGATCACCGGTGCCGCACCGGCGAGCCGGGGCCAGCTGGATGCCGTGCGCGCCCAGGCCCGCCCGCGCCCCAGATGCCCACCGCCTGAGCCGGGCGGACGTCGCCGGTGGCGACGATGGCGGCGTAAGGCGTGGAGACCGCGTCCGGGATGATCGCGGGCCTGGTCGAAGGGCAGGTCGTCCGGGATCGGGGCGAGGGTGTCCTCGCGGGCGATCGCGTACTGCGCCCAGCCGCCGTCGTAGTCCACACCGCGGGTGCGGGCCATCAGGCAGGGCGCGCGGCGACGGCGGCAGTTGGCGCACTCGCCGCAGCTCTGCCCGGCCTGCAGCGCCACGCGCGTGCCTACGGCCCAGTCGCCGCCCAGGTCCGGGCCGAGCGAGTGGATCACGCCGGCGACCTCGTGCCCGAGGGTGATCTCCTCGACGGGCACGAACGGCTTCAGGCTGCCGTCGATCA
The genomic region above belongs to Saccharopolyspora antimicrobica and contains:
- a CDS encoding STAS domain-containing protein; this translates as PLVSQIPMAALVAVMVLVSVGTFDWHSISPATLKRMPVGETTVMVVTVAVVVATHNLAIGVVVGAITAVVVFARRVAHLVEVTAVTDPDGTEVVYRVTGELFFASSNELVQHFDYAGDPDRVVVDLTDAHIWDASTVAALDAVTTKYASRGKSVEIVGLNTRSAEIHHRLTGELTGG
- a CDS encoding alcohol dehydrogenase catalytic domain-containing protein is translated as MPSGEFRVQEVPVPVPGPGEVLIEVKAAGVCLSDVHLIDGSLKPFVPVEEITLGHEVAGVIHSLGPDLGGDWAVGTRVALQAGQSCGECANCRRRRAPCLMARTRGVDYDGGWAQYAIAREDTLAPIPDDLPFDQARDHPGRGLHALRRHRRHRRRPPGSGGGHLGRGRAWARTASSWPRLAGAAPVIAVDPLASARERALAFGADLALDPADPDFAASVLRVTGGRGLDLAFDFAGVPAVREQAARTLCRGGAMVLAGLTPQPLTVTDGTRFSWNRNEIRGHYGSGPEHVEQLIRLAATGRLDLSPSISGHLPLAEAAEAVHRLENKVGDPIRLVLVP